In Piliocolobus tephrosceles isolate RC106 chromosome 10, ASM277652v3, whole genome shotgun sequence, a single window of DNA contains:
- the LOC111541758 gene encoding olfactory receptor 6C3-like codes for MRNHKTITEFVLLGISDGPELQIVIFIFLFITYVLSVTGNLTFIIFALIDSSLKIPICYFLQNFSFLEITFTSVSIPKFWGAIITKVKTISYNNSLAQLFFFIFMSASEFFLLAAMSYDRHMAICKPLHYTTIMNKKICTLLVFSSWLGGFLTIFPPLTLILKLDFCASNVTDHFSCDYFPILQLSCSDMWLLEMIGFYFVFVILLITLALVILSYVCIICTILRIPSANQRKKAFSTCSSPMFVISTSYGSCIFMYVKPSAKERASLIKGVAIHNTSVAPMLNSFIYTPRNQQEKQAFKDLVHKVVFYRNK; via the coding sequence atGAGAAACCACAAAACAATTACAGAGTTTGTACTCTTAGGCATATCAGACGGCCCAGAGCTTCAgattgtaatttttatctttttatttataacttaCGTATTAAGTGTAACTGGTAATTTAACCTTCATCATCTTTGCCTTGATAGACTCTAGTCTAAAGATTCCTATATGTTACTTCCTCCAGAATTTCTCCTTCTTAGAAATTACATTCACCAGTGTTTCCATCCCCAAATTTTGGGGGGCAATTATTACTAAGGTCAAGACCATTTCCTATAACAACTCTTTagctcaattatttttcttcatcttcatgagtgcgtctgaattttttcttctagctGCAATGTCTTATGATCGTCatatggccatctgcaagcctcTCCACTACACCACCATCATGAACAAGAAAATTTGCACCCTGCTTGTCTTTAGTTCATGGCTGGGAGGATTTCTGACCATTTTTCCACCACTCACGCTTATCCTCAAATTAGATTTTTGTGCTTCCAATGTCACTGATCACTTCTCTTGTGactatttccccattttacaactTTCATGCTCAGACATGTGGCTTTTAGAGATGATTGGTTTTTACTTTGTCTTTGTTATTCTGCTGATTACCTTAGCATTAGTAATTCTGTCCTATGTGTGCATCATTTGCACTATTCTGAGAATCCCATCTGCCAATCAGAGGAAAAAGGCTTTCTCCACTTGCTCCTCTCCTATGTTCGTCATCTCCACCTCTTATGGAAGCTGCATATTCATGTATGTCAAGCCTTCAGCAAAAGAAAGAGCATCATTGATCAAAGGAGTAGCTATTCACAACACTTCAGTTGCCCCCATGCTGAACTCTTTTATTTACACCCCAAGAAACCAGCAAGAAAAACAAGCTTTTAAAGATTTGGTTCACAAAGTAGTGTTTTatagaaacaaatga